In Raphanus sativus cultivar WK10039 unplaced genomic scaffold, ASM80110v3 Scaffold2933, whole genome shotgun sequence, the genomic window CTTGAGAATCCCAGCTTCTGCATTATTTCTTCTAATCTCTTGCCGTTTGCTAGATACAAATAGCCAATCTGAGAAGTTCAACAGAGTTTTAGAAGGTTAAATCTGTAACCACACTTAATTGAGTTTCAGGTtatgaacaacaacaaaacttACAAGTGTTTCCAGTGATGAGGCCTTGTTATAGACCGCAACACCAGCACGCCTAGTTGACCTTGTTTTAACCGAGCCAACGTTTTTTCCCCACCGAAGTATCTCTCTGCGCCAAAACGTTTTCATCAGATCGATTTAATAGACAGTGTAGCCAGAGAACTTAGTGTAGCATGTGATTCAAACACAAAAAACCCCTTTTAGTGACGGTGTTTTGCAACTGACCTTTCATCTTTAGTTAAGAAATCCTCATCAAGGAGCTTGTGAAGCAAAGCATACTGAAGAGGAAAATGCACAGAACAGTTTAGGTTGAACAAGAACAATGACAACGATACTAATGCTGTGAGAAGATGCATGCTAAAAAATTACATTTCAGGCTTAAAGTATTTTGCAAACCGATAGTcagaagagaaaataaaaacatacttGTGCTTCACATCGGACGACTGCTCGAACACGGTCGTTGTATTCTTCGATACTAAGTGGAGGGAAAAGAAAATGGCGACGAGCATATATCTTCACAAAGCCAATAGAAAATGGTTTAATACCTCGGAAGGATGAATTAGCAGAGTGACTGTCCTAACTTTTGTAAACACTATCATTTTGACAAGTACAAAAACTAGTCTAAAATCACCAAAGCACAAGCTCATAGTTGACTATCTTAATGCCATAAACACTAGAAAACTAACATATTCCTTTGATACTCTTGCATCCTAAACAAGGATCAAGCATAAAAACTTGTCTAAAATCACCAAAGAACAAGCTCATAGTTGCTATCTCTTAACGCTATAAACAGTAGTAACATATTTATCAGTTGATAAAATTGCAATCTAAACAAGGGATTAAGTTACAAACTTGTCTAAAATCAGAGTAACTATGAACATGAACATGATTAtatcctaaaaaaaaaacaaagattataCACAAGCTCACAGTGACTATCTTAGTGGTAGAAAGACTAGCATGATCATTATTCGGCATTATTGTATCCTAAAAACAAGGATTAAGTAGAAAGAACTTGTCTAAAATCCAGAAAGTGACTGTTTTAAACTCTGAATGCTGTAAACACTATCATTCTTCTGACATTCTTGCATCCTAAAAACAACAAGGATTAAGTACAAGAGCTTGTCTAAAATCACCTAAACACAAGCTCATAGAGACTATTATAGTGCTATAAACACTAGCATGGTCATCACTCAACATTCTTGCATCCTAAAAAAGGATTAAGTACAAAACTCTTGTCTAAAAATCCAGATAGTGATTTGTCTTAAACTCTCAACACTATCATTCTTCTGACATTCTTGCATCCTAAAACAACAAGAAGGATTAAATGGAAAAGGCTTGTCTTAAAAATCACCTAAAACACAAACTCATAGGTGGAGTGGAGTAAGAAGAAGAGTAACCTCGTAGATGGAATCGCCAATGTAAGCAAGGGAGGCAGCATTGAAGACGGATCTAGGCTTCTTCACTTTCGGTGGACTTGGAAACCATTTCTCATAATCATCAccaacctcttcttcttcataataTAAGCAGACAACCATTTAAGTAACAAGATAGATATATCAGTAACACTTGTTCATCCAAGTTCAACAACCCCAAAGTCGTTACCTTTGCTTGGGGGACGTTTGAGCAAATCAGAAACGGAGGAGACGCTTCTTCCCGTTGTTGTTAAGACTGTCGACGACGGTGGAGGTGAGGTAGAATCAGGGTTTCTGTTGACGTTACGCGGCGAATTGGGATTGTATCTGAGGGGGAGCTTAGGCTTCGTATCTAAAGCAGCTCTCACCAGACTAGAGCTTACTGATAGAAtcgccatttttttttttcaattctattCTATCTCTGTTCTGCTCCCCCCTTTGTTTAGAGGCGGTGACATTCAGTTGTACACGTGGCGGACTATAATTTGTCTTTTATATAGAGTTTAATCCAAGCCTCCTGTAACTTTAGCAATACGagcattctctctctctctctctctctctctctctctcgtcctGATTTGTATAAACCCTAACGACTACTAGATTTCCGGCTCCTTTAATCGGAGAAATTGGATCATGAGTCGTTACGATAGCCGGACCGGTGACTCCACCTCCTACCGTGACCGTCGAAGGTAACTGTTGCTCGCTTTTGTTGCAGCCTTATCTCCACTCGATTCGATTGATTATTTTAATCAAGCTCGTACCTTTGAGAGAAACTATAGTTCTCGAAGAGTTTGATTCATTTTCAAGTTTTGGCTATTCTTCTCGTAGTGACTCGGGGTTTGGTGGAGCTTCAGCGTACGGAAGCTCAGCTAGTAGTAAAAGGGAGACTAGTGTTGAGTCTCCAAAGAAGCAGCCAGATTTGGATGGTTTGACTCCTTtcgagaagaacttctatgtcGAGTCACCCTCTGTTGCAGCTATGACTGAGGCTCAAGTGGAGGAGTATCGACGGATGAGGGAGATCACTGTTGAAGGTCGTGATATTCCTAAACCTGTCAAAAGCTTTCGTGATGTTGGCTTTCCTGGTATGTCCTGCCCTGTTCATCCCTAGATAGTCTTAGGTGTATCCATGGATGTTGTGTTCGTTTGTGATTAGAGTTTCATGATGTTGGGTTTACTGCTAAGTTGTGTTCTGTACTAAAGATTTTTAGGTGTATCCATGGATGTTCTGTTCTGTTTGTAATAAGAGTTTCGTAGATGTTGAGTTTCCTAGTAAGTTTTGTTCTGCTCATCCGTAAATAGTCTTAGGTGTACGATGgatgttgtttttgtttgttataaGAGTTTCATGATGTTGAGTGTCCTGGTAAGTTTTGTTCTGTTCATCTGTGAAGAGTCTTAGGTAGTCTGTTCGTTTGTAATAAGAGTTTCGTTATGTTGGGGGTTTCCTGGCAAGTTCTGTTATACTTTACTAAAGAGTCTTAGGTGTTCTATCTTTTGTAATAAGAGTTTCTTGATATCTTGATGAGTTTGTAATAAGATTTCGTGATGTTGCGTTTCCTGGTAAGTTCTGTTCTGTTCATCCCTAAATAGTCTTAGCTGTATAATGGGTGTTTTGTTCGTTTGTAATAAGGAGATGTTCTGTTGTTGGATTTTCTGGTTAGTTCTGTGCTGTTTGTAATAAGAGTTTCTTGACTGTCCCAGATTACACCTAGAGAGACTAGCTGAGCTTAGGTGTATCATGTATGTCTACTGATAAGAGTTTCTTGATTTTATCCCAGATTATGTTTTGGAAGAGGTTAAGAAGGCTGGTTTTACTGAGCCTACCCCCATACAATCTCAGGGGTGGCCAATGGCGTTGAAGGGACGTGATCTCATTGGCATTGCTGAAACTGGCTCTGGGAAGACTCTTTCTTACTTGCTACCTGCCATAGTCCATGTGAATGCTCAACCAATTTTAGGTAACGCCTGATGATCTACTTGTcgacttttctttttgttcttgtttgatgtgaagtttgtaatttttatacCAGCTCCTGGGGATGGTCCAATCGTCTTGGTTCTTGCTCCGACACGTGAACTGGCTGTGCAGATACAGCAAGAAGCGTCTAAGTTCGGTTCATCGTCAAAAATCAAGAGCACTTG contains:
- the LOC130506146 gene encoding uncharacterized protein LOC130506146 isoform X2 — encoded protein: MAILSVSSSLVRAALDTKPKLPLRYNPNSPRNVNRNPDSTSPPPSSTVLTTTGRSVSSVSDLLKRPPSKEEVGDDYEKWFPSPPKVKKPRSVFNAASLAYIGDSIYEIYARRHFLFPPLSIEEYNDRVRAVVRCEAQYALLHKLLDEDFLTKDEREILRWGKNVGSVKTRSTRRAGVAVYNKASSLETLIGYLYLANGKRLEEIMQKLGFSSGSSTEIMVKEAKHKLSALK
- the LOC130506146 gene encoding uncharacterized protein LOC130506146 isoform X1, with protein sequence MAILSVSSSLVRAALDTKPKLPLRYNPNSPRNVNRNPDSTSPPPSSTVLTTTGRSVSSVSDLLKRPPSKEEEVGDDYEKWFPSPPKVKKPRSVFNAASLAYIGDSIYEIYARRHFLFPPLSIEEYNDRVRAVVRCEAQYALLHKLLDEDFLTKDEREILRWGKNVGSVKTRSTRRAGVAVYNKASSLETLIGYLYLANGKRLEEIMQKLGFSSGSSTEIMVKEAKHKLSALK